Proteins from a single region of Apium graveolens cultivar Ventura chromosome 7, ASM990537v1, whole genome shotgun sequence:
- the LOC141674198 gene encoding uncharacterized protein LOC141674198, with protein sequence MRHPSDSPSWRNVDCRWPEFGSEVRNIRLELAADGPQEPGNDIDVYLQPLIDDLKKMWEEDVMHVEKNVCDNIIGTLLHMKFKSKDSLALHLDLVDMGIRPDLAPEVGEKRTYLPPAPYTLSRRKEKQTILASLYGMKLPYGHASNIRNCVSMIDMKLYGLKSHDCYILLQQLLPVCIRSVLPKNVRVSIIRLCFFFNSLCNKVVDVSKLNKLQADVILTLWIFPFERFNKILKSYVRNRFYPEGSIAEGYLKEESIEFCSEFYSGSTRTADLLKDEEKISGPIGGVTMNLVESDVSNFRLHKKYLEEIYRGKKKSVQWLLGEHNRQFADWFEQKVSTEMRENAEAISETIRWLAGKPSFSVLTYESYAVEGVRYQTKDRDNARVVQNSGKYGNYHAFKAPLFLCTWAASDKGVKSNALGFTLVNFNRPGHKKDKYVSVDQVNQVFYIEDPVDANWSVVLSATIRDYHDVYNEDAPEYTSWNPPPFCSNIPTCDPTNIDDASVCNRRENVEVIEVYLVEEEERMAPKKQM encoded by the exons ATGCGTCACCCCTCTGAttctccttcttggagaaatGTAGATTGTAGGTGGCCTGAGTTTGGTAGCGAGGTAAGAAATATACGTTTAGAATTAGCGGCCGATG GCCCACAAGAGCCTGGTAATGATATTGACGTATATCTCCAGCCACTGATCgatgatttaaaaaaaatgtgGGAGGAAG ATGTCATGCACGTTGAAAAGAACGTGTGTGATAATATAATTGGGACACTTCTGCACATGAAATTCAAGAGCAAAGACAGCCTTGCCTTGCATCTTGATTTGGTTGACATGGGAATACGGCCTGATTTAGCTCCAGAAGTAGGTGAGAAAAGAACATACCTACCTCCTGCCCCTTATACTCTCTCCCGGCGGAAAGAAAAACAAACAATATTGGCATCATTGTACGGCATGAAACTTCCATACGGACATGCTTCAAATATAAGAAACTGTGTATCGATGATTGATATGAAGTTGTATGGTTTAAAGTCCCATGACTGCTATATCCTTCTCCAACAACTACTACCTGTTTGTATTCGTTCAGTGCTTCCGAAAAATGTTAGAGTTAGTATCATAAGATTGtgttttttcttcaactctctgtGCAACAAAGTTGTAGATGTGTCGAAGTTGAATAAATTACAAGCAGATGTGATATTGACCCT ATGGATATTTCCATTTGAACGCTTCAATAAAATATTGAAGAGTTATGTAAGAAACCGATTCTATCCAGAAGGTTCTATAGCTGAAGGTTACCTCAAAGAAGAGTCAATAGAATTTTGCAGTGAGTTCTATAGCGGGAGTACTAGAACAGCCGATCTCCTGAAAGATGAAGAAAAAATTTCTGGTCCAATCGGTGGTGTGACTATGAA TTTAGTCGAATCTGATGTAAGTAATTTCAGGTTGCATAAAAAATATTTGGAAGAGATTTATCGAGGGAAAAAGAAGAGTGTACAGTGGCTATTGGGAGAGCACAATCGACAATTTGCCGATTGGTTTGAACAAAAA GTCAGTACAGAAATGAGGGAGAATGCGGAAGCCATATCTGAAACTATAAGATGGTTGGCTGGGAAACCTTCATTTTCAGTTTTGACTTACGAAAGTTATGCTGTTGAAGGGGTCCGATACCAGACAAAGGATCGAGATAATGCAAGGGTAGTTCAGAATAGTG GGAAATATGGGAATTACCACGCATTCAAGGCCCCTCTGTTTTTATGTACATGGGCAGCAAGTGACAAAGGTGTCAAGTCCAATGCTCTTGGTTTCACCCTTGTCAACTTCAATCGACCAGGTCACAAAAAGGACAAATATGTCTCTGTTGACCAAGTCAACCAAGTATTTTATATTGAGGATCCAGTTGATGCTAATTGGTCCGTTGTGTTATCGGCGACAATTCGAGACTATCATGATGTTTACAATGAAGATGCTCCTGAATACACCTCCTGGAACCCTCCCCCATTCTGTTCTAATATCCCTACATGTGACCCTACTAATATTGATGATGCAAGTGTTTGTAATAGAAGAGAAAATGTTGAGG TTATTGAAGTCTATCT AGTAGAGGAAGAGGAAAGAATGGCACCAAAAAAGCAAATGTGA